The following proteins come from a genomic window of Phnomibacter ginsenosidimutans:
- a CDS encoding potassium channel family protein has protein sequence MSKKITRWLLLRKFIAPVFLLAALTIVGTVGYVFIDDYTWINALYMTIITVGTVGFGEIQPLSNAGKLFTIFLIIASLATVAFYITMVTRLLLDGEWRRQYRLYKQSKRLNNMHNHVIVCGYGRNGKQACEVLRQNGITFTVIEQRQEYVAAAEHEDLIIPGDATKDEVLLEAGIMHAKALISALPNDADNLFVVLTARQLNPNITIISRASDDHSIKKLKIAGATNVIMPDKLGGAYMASLVLIPDVQEFLSMLSSKHNEKFQVTELEVTQAINLGELNLWQETGCTVLGVKQVDSKYRRNPTPDYILMQGERLIVMGSAAQITKAQKHLQER, from the coding sequence GTGTCTAAAAAAATAACCAGATGGCTGTTACTCCGCAAGTTCATTGCGCCGGTATTTTTACTGGCAGCATTGACCATTGTAGGTACCGTTGGCTATGTTTTCATCGACGATTACACGTGGATCAATGCGCTGTACATGACCATCATCACCGTTGGTACGGTTGGGTTTGGCGAAATACAACCGCTAAGTAATGCGGGCAAACTCTTCACCATTTTTCTCATTATTGCCAGTTTGGCTACGGTGGCCTTTTACATCACCATGGTTACCCGCCTGCTGCTGGATGGTGAATGGCGACGGCAATACAGATTGTACAAGCAAAGCAAAAGACTCAACAATATGCACAACCATGTAATTGTGTGTGGCTACGGCCGCAACGGAAAGCAGGCTTGTGAAGTGCTGCGGCAAAATGGCATCACATTTACCGTGATAGAACAACGCCAGGAATATGTGGCCGCTGCTGAACATGAAGACCTGATTATACCTGGTGATGCCACCAAAGATGAAGTGCTGTTGGAAGCGGGAATTATGCATGCCAAAGCACTCATTAGCGCCCTGCCCAACGATGCCGATAATTTGTTTGTGGTACTCACAGCAAGGCAACTCAATCCAAACATTACCATCATCAGCCGGGCCAGCGATGACCACTCCATTAAAAAATTGAAAATAGCTGGTGCTACCAATGTAATAATGCCCGACAAGCTGGGTGGTGCTTACATGGCTTCGCTGGTGCTGATACCCGATGTGCAAGAGTTTTTATCGATGCTGAGCAGTAAGCACAACGAAAAGTTTCAGGTAACGGAATTGGAAGTAACACAGGCCATCAACCTGGGCGAACTTAACCTGTGGCAGGAAACCGGCTGCACCGTACTGGGAGTAAAACAAGTAGATAGCAAATACCGCCGCAACCCCACGCCCGACTACATTTTAATGCAAGGTGAACGACTGATTGTAATGGGTAGTGCTGCGCAAATAACCAAGGCTCAAAAACATTTGCAAGAACGCTAA
- a CDS encoding D-alanyl-D-alanine carboxypeptidase/D-alanyl-D-alanine-endopeptidase, whose translation MNRRHDIIQLLVMAVLLMGCVSGRQIQRGLQQYEALTTLLEDSTLQHAHVGIMIVDAESQQLLAAHNEHKYFVPASNTKLWTMYAGLKYLGDSLIAGYVAKSNDSVVHFRSHADPTFLHPDYKHQPLATVLQQYKQVNWYNAGMATTAYGNGWSWNDYDATYMAPRSSMPMYGNVASFALQANGNVQSNPANVAGLVTNIDHFRDSGFSIHRLFDQPAFTLWPGKTKRTNTTLYMTPASSSQLAATQLGNDWYFEHASVPENLRWQKIYSQPTDSMMKPLMHRSDNFFAEQTLLMISQQWFGYMNESDVIDSLLQTDLQAMPDKPRWVDGSGLSRYNLFTPADFIWLLQQCRSEFSMARLQNILPTGNDGTLTNYYKPLEGKLFAKTGTLAGVVALSGYMTSKQGRLLLLSVQVNNHNGSAAAVRRAVEKYLLHVWEHN comes from the coding sequence ATGAACAGGCGGCATGATATAATTCAGTTGTTGGTGATGGCGGTGTTACTGATGGGTTGTGTGTCGGGCAGGCAAATACAACGGGGCCTGCAACAGTATGAGGCACTTACTACATTGCTGGAAGACAGTACGCTGCAGCATGCTCATGTAGGTATTATGATTGTAGATGCCGAATCGCAACAGCTGCTTGCTGCACACAACGAGCACAAGTATTTTGTACCCGCCAGTAATACCAAACTCTGGACCATGTACGCCGGTTTGAAATACCTCGGCGATAGTCTGATAGCTGGCTACGTGGCCAAATCCAACGACAGTGTTGTGCATTTCCGTTCGCATGCCGATCCTACTTTTCTGCACCCCGATTACAAGCATCAACCATTGGCAACTGTGCTGCAGCAATACAAGCAAGTGAATTGGTACAATGCCGGCATGGCCACCACAGCTTATGGCAATGGCTGGAGCTGGAACGATTACGATGCTACCTACATGGCGCCCCGCAGTAGCATGCCTATGTACGGCAATGTGGCCAGCTTTGCACTACAGGCCAATGGCAACGTGCAAAGCAACCCCGCTAACGTTGCCGGATTGGTGACGAACATTGACCACTTCCGGGATTCGGGTTTTAGCATACATCGGTTGTTTGATCAGCCAGCATTTACACTGTGGCCTGGCAAAACCAAACGCACCAATACTACTTTGTACATGACGCCGGCGTCTTCGTCTCAACTGGCAGCTACACAGTTGGGCAACGACTGGTATTTCGAACATGCGTCAGTTCCTGAAAATCTGCGCTGGCAAAAGATATACTCGCAACCAACCGACAGCATGATGAAACCGCTGATGCACCGCAGCGACAATTTTTTTGCTGAGCAAACCTTGCTCATGATTAGCCAGCAGTGGTTTGGCTACATGAATGAAAGCGATGTGATTGATAGTTTGCTACAAACAGATTTGCAAGCCATGCCTGATAAACCCCGTTGGGTTGATGGCAGTGGACTGAGCCGTTATAATCTGTTTACGCCTGCCGATTTTATCTGGCTGTTGCAGCAATGCCGCAGCGAATTTTCCATGGCCCGTTTGCAAAATATTTTGCCTACCGGCAATGATGGCACACTTACCAATTATTACAAACCACTGGAAGGAAAGCTGTTTGCTAAAACCGGCACGCTGGCTGGGGTAGTAGCCCTAAGCGGCTATATGACCAGCAAGCAAGGGCGGCTGTTGCTGCTGAGTGTACAGGTCAACAATCACAATGGTTCGGCAGCAGCTGTGAGAAGAGCGGTAGAAAAATACCTGCTGCATGTGTGGGAGCATAACTAG
- a CDS encoding M56 family metallopeptidase encodes MHPVMLYLLKMLLCSAVLLGYYWVALRNERFHQWNRFYLLSAMLLSVLVPFMNIPLLQPAKPTAVVDMVAALPWNNVVLVYQPNTTWSWKEYASLSMLMVSGLLLLHLLRSVWKVVRLYRHNTPTYFHEVSVVITEEPSAPFSFFKWLFWRSDIDPDSSNGQRMLQHELTHIHEKHSADKLFAELLLIVFWMNPFFWLMRRELYAIHEFLADQQAIERYDGAAFAAMILQVATGTPAPALSNPFFTAHLKRRLHMITASHEPKYSYLRRISGLVLMIATAAVLVVSIDKAYAQDKKKTPPPPPPPAPVAPANGQWPELPDSIRKAEVIDKNGHCYIKYEMKDGRKFTYELNAAKKKGYFIPPPPPPKAPADEPVKLNLSGMSSNPETQPLFIYAGLEITQAQLQQIDPNTIASIDVLKGESATKLYGEKGKNGVIMIHPKTEVSATQNEVVVQGQPRSNTSKPATASNGPGEVVVVGYGKPRVQVQGQATTLHADEVVVTGYPTPKSKQTVLLRGGAGSDNMPALIFLDGKRITAAEMQEISPDQIGSINVLKDGTAVAKYGAEAEKGVIEIYSKKSGAVFAETETPPAFPGNYDGWRRYLERNLQYPNEAQEKGIQGKVVVQFVVDTEGNLSDIYAMNDPGGGLAQEAVRIIKSGPKWVPALQNGQKVIARTSQTITFRLE; translated from the coding sequence ATGCATCCGGTAATGTTGTACCTACTGAAAATGCTGCTCTGCAGTGCCGTGCTGTTGGGCTACTACTGGGTAGCCCTGCGCAACGAACGGTTTCATCAGTGGAACCGGTTTTACCTGCTGAGTGCCATGCTGCTGAGTGTGTTGGTACCGTTCATGAACATACCGCTGCTGCAACCGGCCAAGCCAACTGCTGTGGTAGATATGGTAGCAGCCCTGCCCTGGAACAATGTGGTGCTGGTATACCAACCCAATACCACCTGGAGCTGGAAGGAATATGCCAGTTTGAGCATGCTCATGGTATCAGGGTTACTGCTGCTGCATTTGCTGCGCAGTGTATGGAAGGTGGTGCGTTTGTATCGCCACAATACACCCACTTATTTTCACGAAGTAAGTGTGGTGATTACAGAAGAACCTTCCGCACCATTTTCGTTTTTCAAGTGGCTGTTTTGGCGCAGCGATATCGACCCTGATAGCAGCAATGGCCAACGCATGCTGCAGCATGAACTAACTCACATCCACGAGAAACACAGTGCCGATAAATTGTTTGCCGAACTGCTGTTGATTGTGTTTTGGATGAACCCGTTTTTTTGGTTGATGCGCCGCGAACTGTATGCCATCCACGAATTTTTAGCCGATCAGCAAGCCATAGAGCGTTATGATGGCGCTGCATTTGCCGCCATGATTTTACAGGTGGCCACCGGCACACCCGCACCTGCACTCAGCAATCCCTTTTTTACCGCTCATCTCAAAAGAAGATTACACATGATAACAGCTTCTCATGAACCGAAATACAGCTACCTGCGCCGCATCAGCGGACTGGTACTGATGATTGCTACTGCCGCCGTATTGGTGGTAAGTATCGACAAAGCCTATGCGCAGGACAAAAAGAAAACACCGCCGCCACCACCACCACCTGCACCTGTAGCTCCTGCAAACGGGCAGTGGCCCGAGCTGCCCGATAGCATTCGCAAGGCAGAGGTGATTGACAAAAACGGTCACTGCTACATCAAATACGAAATGAAAGACGGCCGCAAATTCACCTATGAATTAAATGCAGCGAAAAAGAAAGGCTACTTCATTCCGCCTCCGCCACCACCAAAGGCGCCTGCGGATGAGCCAGTGAAACTCAACCTCAGCGGCATGAGCAGCAATCCTGAAACACAACCCTTATTTATTTATGCAGGCTTGGAAATTACCCAAGCTCAGCTACAACAAATCGATCCCAATACCATTGCCAGTATCGATGTACTGAAGGGCGAAAGTGCTACGAAGCTGTACGGCGAAAAGGGAAAGAATGGGGTGATTATGATTCATCCGAAAACGGAAGTCTCAGCTACGCAAAACGAGGTAGTGGTACAAGGGCAACCACGCTCAAACACCAGCAAGCCAGCCACCGCCAGTAATGGACCGGGTGAAGTGGTAGTGGTAGGCTATGGCAAGCCACGTGTACAAGTGCAGGGACAGGCTACTACCCTGCATGCCGATGAGGTAGTGGTCACCGGTTATCCAACTCCCAAAAGCAAGCAAACAGTTTTGCTGCGGGGTGGTGCTGGTTCAGACAATATGCCTGCGCTAATTTTCCTGGATGGCAAACGTATTACCGCAGCAGAAATGCAAGAAATTTCTCCCGACCAAATTGGCAGCATCAATGTATTGAAAGATGGTACAGCAGTAGCCAAGTATGGTGCAGAAGCAGAGAAAGGGGTGATAGAAATTTACAGCAAGAAATCTGGTGCTGTGTTTGCAGAAACTGAAACACCGCCAGCTTTTCCGGGCAACTACGATGGTTGGAGAAGATACCTTGAGCGTAATCTGCAATACCCGAATGAAGCTCAAGAAAAAGGCATACAAGGTAAAGTAGTAGTACAGTTTGTAGTAGATACAGAAGGTAACTTATCTGACATTTATGCCATGAACGACCCCGGTGGCGGTTTGGCACAAGAAGCCGTACGCATTATTAAATCCGGCCCCAAGTGGGTGCCTGCATTACAAAACGGACAAAAAGTAATAGCCCGCACTTCGCAAACCATCACGTTTCGTTTGGAGTAA
- a CDS encoding BlaI/MecI/CopY family transcriptional regulator yields the protein MAKSTVKTLTKAEEQVMHALWQIGEGFLKDIVEAMPTPQPHSNTVATLLKILMDKGFVTSQAVGRNNLYQPLMSKAQYSKQSLGSLVSSYFDGSYSSAVSFLVDQKKLSVQDLEMLLKELKNK from the coding sequence ATGGCAAAATCAACCGTAAAGACACTGACCAAGGCCGAAGAACAGGTAATGCATGCCCTGTGGCAAATAGGCGAAGGCTTTTTGAAAGACATTGTAGAAGCCATGCCGACACCACAACCGCACAGCAATACGGTGGCTACGCTGCTCAAAATTTTGATGGACAAAGGCTTTGTAACCTCACAAGCCGTGGGGCGCAACAATTTGTACCAGCCACTCATGAGTAAGGCGCAGTATAGCAAGCAAAGCCTCGGCTCGTTGGTGAGCAGCTATTTCGATGGGTCCTACAGCAGTGCGGTCAGCTTTTTGGTAGACCAAAAAAAGCTGAGTGTGCAAGACCTGGAAATGTTGTTGAAGGAACTTAAAAACAAATAG
- the mutL gene encoding DNA mismatch repair endonuclease MutL, with protein sequence MPDIIQLLPDHIANQIAAGEVIQRPASAVKELLENAIDAGATDLQLIVTDAGKGLVQVIDNGKGMSATDARMAFERHATSKIKTIDDLFSLRTMGFRGEALASIAAVAQVELKTRRAEDELGTFIRIENSVVVQQEPVQCPVGTSISMKNVFFNVPARRNFLKSNTTELRNIMDEFTRVAMAFPEVRFSLTSNGQQVFVLEKGSLKQRIVQLLGSQYNTKLVPIKEDTDYLTISGFVGKPDTARKTRGDQYFFINNRFIKSAYLNHAVTHAYEDLLAKDSYPSYVLFIQLDPQHVDINVHPTKQEIKFDDEKIVYAFVQAAIKHALAQFSIAPSLDFSLNADIQQLDAVSKPVTDDIAERTISSSLYQTFTQKNQAHKIEPSAGAMRPMPGSWIADKQQTVDIQKAAQQAGGFYSPPPGDPDGYREEGGRGRWLAK encoded by the coding sequence GTGCCCGATATTATACAACTGCTACCAGACCACATTGCCAACCAGATAGCCGCCGGAGAAGTGATTCAGCGACCAGCCAGTGCCGTAAAGGAACTGCTGGAAAACGCCATTGATGCCGGAGCTACCGACTTACAACTCATTGTGACCGATGCAGGCAAAGGACTGGTGCAGGTGATAGACAACGGCAAGGGCATGAGTGCGACCGATGCCCGCATGGCTTTTGAGCGGCACGCCACCAGCAAAATCAAAACCATCGACGATCTGTTTAGCCTGCGTACCATGGGCTTTCGGGGCGAGGCGCTGGCCAGCATTGCGGCCGTGGCCCAGGTAGAGCTGAAAACCCGCCGGGCCGAAGACGAACTGGGCACTTTCATCCGCATCGAAAACAGTGTGGTGGTGCAGCAGGAGCCGGTGCAATGCCCCGTGGGCACCAGCATCAGCATGAAAAATGTGTTTTTCAATGTGCCGGCCCGCCGCAATTTTTTGAAAAGCAATACCACCGAGCTGCGCAACATCATGGATGAATTTACCCGGGTGGCCATGGCTTTTCCGGAAGTGCGGTTTAGCCTTACCAGCAACGGACAGCAGGTGTTTGTGCTGGAAAAAGGCAGCCTCAAACAGCGCATTGTACAACTGCTGGGCAGCCAGTACAATACCAAGCTGGTACCCATTAAAGAAGATACCGACTACCTCACCATCAGCGGTTTTGTAGGCAAGCCCGACACGGCCCGCAAAACCCGTGGCGACCAATACTTTTTCATCAACAACCGCTTTATCAAAAGTGCCTATCTCAACCATGCGGTAACCCATGCGTATGAAGACCTGCTGGCCAAGGACAGCTACCCTTCCTACGTGCTGTTTATACAGCTCGACCCGCAGCATGTAGACATCAACGTGCACCCCACCAAGCAGGAAATAAAGTTTGATGATGAAAAGATTGTGTATGCTTTTGTGCAGGCTGCCATCAAGCATGCACTGGCACAATTCAGCATTGCGCCGTCGCTTGATTTTAGTCTCAATGCCGATATACAACAACTGGATGCCGTGAGTAAACCGGTAACAGATGACATAGCCGAACGCACCATCAGCAGCAGCTTGTACCAAACCTTTACGCAAAAAAATCAGGCGCATAAAATTGAACCCAGTGCTGGTGCCATGCGCCCCATGCCCGGCAGCTGGATAGCGGACAAACAACAAACGGTTGACATTCAAAAGGCTGCTCAACAAGCGGGTGGCTTCTACTCTCCCCCGCCGGGGGATCCCGATGGCTATCGGGAGGAGGGGGGCCGGGGCCGCTGGCTGGCAAAGTGA